From Acidobacteriota bacterium, a single genomic window includes:
- a CDS encoding NAD(P)H-dependent oxidoreductase subunit E: protein MDVQDVRSIVQKHSGQRGSMISILEDVQEQCGYLPADAIEAVADATGRSLVDVYGIATFYRAFSLKPRGKHVCTVCLGTACHVRGAPAVAGEFEKRLDVARGETTADGQFTLETVNCLGACALGPIVVVDRHYFSNVSTGRVKDIVQEAQAGLDAERVCDEGVFPLGVRCPRCNHTLMDAEHPIEGHASIALSMSSGHRHGWLRLSALYGTHTFETENGVAAGSVTRVFCPHCMEELRGGTVCPDCEAPFVPLIVEGGAILQVCSRLGCKGHWLDLGGVNS, encoded by the coding sequence ATGGACGTTCAGGATGTCCGCTCGATCGTTCAGAAACACAGCGGGCAGCGGGGGTCGATGATCTCCATCCTTGAGGACGTGCAAGAGCAGTGCGGCTACCTGCCCGCTGATGCCATCGAGGCGGTGGCCGACGCAACGGGGCGTTCGCTCGTGGACGTGTACGGGATCGCGACCTTCTACCGCGCGTTCAGTCTGAAGCCTCGCGGCAAACATGTGTGCACGGTCTGCCTCGGCACGGCCTGTCATGTGCGTGGAGCACCAGCCGTCGCCGGGGAATTCGAGAAGCGGCTCGATGTGGCGCGCGGAGAGACGACCGCCGACGGGCAGTTCACGCTCGAAACGGTGAATTGCCTCGGCGCCTGCGCGCTCGGCCCCATCGTCGTCGTCGACCGACACTACTTCTCGAACGTGTCAACGGGCCGCGTGAAAGACATCGTGCAGGAGGCCCAGGCCGGGCTGGACGCTGAGCGCGTCTGCGACGAGGGCGTCTTCCCGCTCGGCGTCAGGTGTCCCCGATGCAACCACACCCTGATGGATGCAGAGCACCCGATCGAGGGTCACGCCTCCATCGCGCTCTCGATGTCATCCGGGCACAGGCACGGGTGGCTTCGTCTGTCCGCCCTCTACGGTACGCATACCTTCGAGACGGAGAACGGAGTCGCAGCGGGAAGCGTGACGCGGGTGTTCTGTCCCCACTGCATGGAGGAACTCCGCGGTGGCACGGTCTGTCCGGATTGCGAGGCGCCCTTTGTACCCCTGATCGTGGAGGGCGGCGCAATCCTGCAGGTGTGTTCGCGCCTGGGCTGCAAAGGTCACTGGCTCGACCTCGGCGGGGTCAACAGCTGA